The Streptomyces sp. NBC_00670 genome window below encodes:
- a CDS encoding DEAD/DEAH box helicase family protein, whose product MHSQYPVTVQERTYRLDYLIVGQTLRLAVELDGFAFHSDRAAFTYDRLRQNDLAATGLTVLRFSYDAVRTDTARCVAQLQAMLRRDPVLAALVTAVPVVEVPDMAGNPMLAAGPPRGMGAFGPVAESSYFDEVRDRVDRGPLRSCQDEALVALANYYAGGGRNAAAVMAVGAGKTALGVAAALSFTRRRALVVTPGSVIRGTFASALDAGAPGNVLYGLAGGPMLPGARPPSTLVLDADGEQISRVGRERLLAADIVVTNFHALGTGDKSGDLLAKLEPEDVDFIVVDEAHIAASDSYQRLFAHFPQARTLLMSACFTRLDGRPIDADVVYRYRLVDSVADGVAKNLRVHRFAPETASTVYEAVWPDGRREQVVGRDALLRVLGDERKLARITAQSEAPIRQVMAVTRACLDMQAKLLAPIRPRVLFAAMGQAHAEQIARIAEEHGIACATLHHSMPASAIAATRRRFESEAGDLEGIVQLRMLGQGYDFPPITVVVPLRPYGSFGEFYQFVGRGVRVLRHSRLAPDQQYLDMVCHTELGLEEHLEALCADNDMDPTVLLEAPLIDTGMLESVLDGRGGAPDGTNPAGEGGMDAFVLYERGRVEERVIHGVDRVEARRAEREQRLLAQRYAVYAQSTASPVPFEQFVDYMRRLTGGT is encoded by the coding sequence GTGCACAGCCAGTACCCGGTCACCGTGCAGGAGCGCACCTACCGGCTGGACTATCTAATCGTGGGCCAGACGCTGCGGCTGGCTGTCGAGCTGGACGGCTTCGCGTTCCACAGCGACCGGGCAGCATTCACCTACGACCGGCTGCGGCAGAACGACCTGGCCGCCACTGGCCTGACGGTTCTGCGGTTCTCCTACGACGCGGTGCGCACGGACACGGCGCGCTGCGTGGCCCAGCTGCAGGCGATGCTGCGGCGCGATCCGGTGCTCGCTGCGCTGGTGACAGCGGTGCCGGTCGTCGAGGTTCCGGACATGGCCGGCAACCCGATGCTTGCCGCCGGCCCGCCCCGTGGCATGGGCGCGTTCGGGCCAGTGGCGGAGAGCTCCTACTTCGACGAGGTGCGTGACCGGGTCGACCGGGGGCCGCTGCGGTCCTGCCAGGACGAAGCGCTGGTCGCGCTGGCGAATTACTACGCCGGCGGCGGCCGGAATGCGGCCGCGGTGATGGCGGTCGGGGCCGGCAAGACGGCCCTGGGCGTGGCGGCGGCGCTGTCGTTTACCCGGCGGCGGGCGCTGGTGGTGACGCCGGGGTCGGTGATCCGCGGCACTTTCGCGTCGGCGCTCGATGCGGGGGCGCCGGGCAATGTGCTGTACGGGCTGGCGGGCGGGCCGATGCTGCCCGGCGCCCGCCCGCCGTCGACGCTGGTGCTGGATGCGGACGGGGAGCAGATCAGCCGGGTCGGCCGCGAGCGGCTGCTGGCCGCGGACATCGTGGTCACGAACTTCCACGCACTGGGCACGGGGGACAAGAGCGGGGACCTGCTGGCGAAGCTGGAGCCGGAGGACGTCGACTTCATCGTGGTCGACGAGGCGCACATCGCGGCCAGCGACTCCTACCAGCGGCTGTTCGCGCATTTCCCGCAGGCGCGGACGCTGTTGATGTCGGCGTGCTTCACACGCCTGGACGGCAGGCCAATCGACGCGGATGTCGTCTATCGCTACCGGCTGGTGGACTCCGTCGCGGACGGGGTGGCGAAGAACCTGCGGGTGCACCGGTTCGCACCCGAGACGGCGTCGACGGTGTATGAGGCGGTGTGGCCGGACGGGCGGCGCGAGCAGGTCGTGGGCCGTGATGCGCTGCTGCGTGTGCTGGGGGACGAGCGGAAGCTGGCGCGGATCACCGCGCAGTCCGAGGCGCCGATCCGGCAGGTGATGGCGGTGACCCGGGCGTGTCTGGACATGCAGGCCAAGCTGTTGGCCCCCATCAGGCCGCGGGTGCTGTTCGCGGCGATGGGCCAGGCCCACGCTGAGCAGATCGCACGGATCGCTGAGGAGCACGGCATCGCCTGCGCCACGCTGCACCACAGCATGCCGGCCTCGGCGATCGCCGCGACACGGCGGCGGTTCGAGTCGGAGGCGGGTGACCTCGAGGGCATCGTGCAATTGCGGATGCTCGGCCAGGGCTACGACTTCCCGCCCATCACCGTCGTCGTGCCGTTGCGGCCGTATGGCAGCTTTGGCGAGTTCTACCAGTTCGTCGGCCGCGGCGTCCGCGTCCTGCGCCACTCCCGTCTCGCCCCTGACCAGCAGTACCTGGACATGGTCTGCCACACAGAGCTCGGCCTGGAGGAGCACTTGGAGGCTTTGTGCGCGGACAACGACATGGACCCTACGGTTCTGCTCGAGGCACCGCTGATCGACACCGGCATGCTGGAGAGCGTTCTCGACGGCCGTGGCGGTGCCCCGGACGGGACCAACCCGGCGGGTGAGGGCGGGATGGACGCGTTCGTGCTGTACGAGCGGGGCCGGGTCGAGGAGCGTGTGATCCACGGCGTGGACCGGGTCGAGGCACGGCGGGCGGAGCGGGAGCAGCGGCTGCTGGCTCAGCGTTACGCCGTCTACGCGCAGAGCACTGCCTCCCCGGTCCCGTTCGAGCAGTTCGTCGACTACATGCGGAGGCTGACCGGTGGTACGTGA
- a CDS encoding TerD family protein, with product MVRDPSYWWHPAIQADPGEALRLEAAAGQQRRFAELDALAARLLGAALAGQPLATVTPGRGRDTPDRAEVTALTPAEAALCAGFFSVQEQHKRGAWYLPAKLSVKAGAVNLPHLLRERPGHALTLAADETARLTAVEGADTILLWALLVPLFETLLQPVRLRAAGDIFPPTQQQRFWTVIEERYRLLGIGDGALEAFRYGGAWPTLDRAGQQQARLELLDTLAAADLVQLVARHRIQQLQALMSGFAKKARAGTALARRILTKELQPVVSAYFAGDWLAALDYLQAPVHPDEEIITALPEPRLYVGTSVQTADVAAEAGIAEAEVQAMLAAFLGGGSSVSPVEERTAALRRWWTGFDQAHAVQAPGMPSLWGLVDEELMSLSRTEQGFTPQLYQQCLPADVLKEVGRLWATVTLQRYPGRIVSNPRPHRIMADALGPAGEFWHGMGLTAWFVCEGPYSRTTLDRANRYYSKSLAALRAAGCPVDPTFFRELAAAEQMLGPEEDITDSTSSTVETPYGQVIFTSGMSGRTRRKGFEGVRDLITRYRRAWAEQHLATYLQHRWRTELENVAHQLHRHVAAKGKPPTLTQFSRFATETANHWTGGDLGALYTAIGEPAPSEQERPARLLTGDGYDVARRVYRALGGEPVDHDTWLNRPEETQRQWQLGRLAAESLRYLQLQEALGQPPTAKQFGAHRLRWPWPGEEAEGWPRLQQVLAALTGISSASEQSLSLADGSTMVVRPRDGGQQMLAKGANAPLAPEEAAIRVTASGVPVDVSAVLLTDEGRVRSDDDLVFYNHPFQDGVRIDGGTVTAELGLIPEGVSSIAIVVSVDPEGPPGAVLDQNTVWEAQITQPSGARLSFVPPPFTGGETVAVAVEVYRRTGSWKVRAVGQGYASGLAGLATDYGIDVEA from the coding sequence GTGGTACGTGACCCGTCGTACTGGTGGCATCCGGCCATCCAGGCCGACCCCGGAGAAGCCCTCCGCCTGGAGGCGGCGGCCGGGCAGCAGCGGCGGTTCGCCGAGCTCGACGCCCTGGCGGCCCGACTGCTCGGCGCTGCCCTGGCCGGACAGCCGCTGGCCACCGTCACTCCCGGCCGGGGACGCGACACCCCCGACAGGGCCGAGGTGACGGCCCTCACCCCAGCAGAAGCAGCCCTGTGTGCCGGCTTCTTCAGCGTCCAGGAGCAGCACAAGCGCGGCGCGTGGTACCTGCCGGCGAAACTGTCCGTGAAGGCGGGGGCGGTCAACCTGCCGCATCTGCTGCGGGAACGTCCCGGCCACGCTCTGACACTGGCCGCCGATGAGACCGCCCGGCTCACCGCCGTGGAGGGCGCGGACACCATCCTGCTGTGGGCGCTGCTGGTGCCGTTGTTCGAGACATTGCTGCAGCCCGTCCGGCTGCGAGCGGCGGGAGACATCTTCCCGCCCACGCAGCAGCAGCGGTTCTGGACTGTGATCGAAGAGCGCTACCGGCTTTTGGGCATTGGGGACGGTGCGCTGGAAGCTTTCCGCTACGGCGGCGCTTGGCCGACTCTGGACCGGGCGGGACAGCAGCAGGCCCGCCTGGAGCTGCTGGACACCCTCGCCGCTGCCGACCTGGTACAACTCGTCGCCCGCCACCGCATCCAGCAGCTCCAAGCCCTGATGTCCGGCTTCGCCAAGAAGGCCAGGGCCGGCACGGCCCTGGCGCGCCGGATACTCACCAAAGAACTGCAGCCGGTCGTCTCCGCGTACTTCGCAGGCGACTGGCTGGCCGCTCTGGACTACCTTCAGGCTCCTGTCCACCCGGACGAGGAAATCATCACCGCTCTTCCTGAGCCCCGCCTGTATGTGGGCACGTCCGTCCAGACAGCCGACGTTGCTGCCGAGGCGGGCATCGCGGAAGCCGAGGTGCAGGCCATGCTGGCCGCCTTCCTCGGCGGGGGCAGTTCCGTGTCCCCGGTGGAGGAGCGGACTGCTGCCCTGCGTCGCTGGTGGACGGGTTTCGACCAGGCGCATGCGGTCCAGGCGCCGGGGATGCCCTCCTTGTGGGGTCTGGTCGACGAGGAACTGATGAGCCTGTCGCGGACCGAGCAGGGTTTCACCCCTCAGCTGTACCAGCAGTGTCTGCCCGCCGACGTCCTCAAGGAGGTCGGACGGCTGTGGGCGACAGTGACGCTGCAGCGGTATCCCGGCCGGATCGTCAGCAATCCGCGGCCGCACCGGATCATGGCCGACGCACTGGGCCCGGCGGGCGAGTTCTGGCACGGCATGGGTCTGACCGCCTGGTTCGTGTGCGAAGGACCCTACTCCCGCACCACCCTGGACCGCGCCAACCGCTACTACAGCAAGTCTCTGGCGGCCCTGCGCGCGGCGGGCTGCCCCGTCGACCCGACCTTCTTCCGCGAGCTGGCTGCTGCCGAACAGATGCTGGGGCCGGAGGAGGACATCACCGACAGCACAAGCAGCACGGTCGAAACTCCCTACGGTCAGGTGATCTTCACCTCCGGCATGAGCGGCCGCACCCGCCGCAAGGGCTTCGAAGGGGTGCGGGACCTCATCACCCGATACCGGCGTGCCTGGGCCGAACAGCACCTCGCAACCTACCTGCAGCACCGGTGGCGCACCGAGCTGGAGAACGTCGCGCACCAGCTCCACCGCCACGTCGCGGCCAAAGGGAAGCCGCCCACACTCACCCAGTTCTCCCGGTTCGCCACGGAAACCGCCAACCACTGGACCGGCGGCGACCTGGGAGCGCTGTACACAGCCATCGGCGAGCCGGCACCGTCCGAGCAGGAACGGCCTGCTCGTTTGCTGACAGGTGACGGCTATGACGTGGCCCGGCGGGTGTATCGGGCACTGGGGGGTGAGCCTGTCGACCACGACACGTGGTTGAACAGGCCGGAGGAGACCCAGCGGCAGTGGCAGCTTGGCCGGCTGGCCGCCGAGAGTCTGCGCTATCTGCAACTGCAGGAGGCCCTCGGGCAGCCCCCGACGGCCAAGCAGTTCGGTGCCCATCGTCTGCGCTGGCCCTGGCCCGGCGAGGAGGCAGAGGGCTGGCCTCGCCTCCAGCAGGTTCTCGCTGCGCTCACCGGCATCAGCTCTGCCTCGGAACAAAGCCTCTCCCTCGCTGACGGCTCGACCATGGTGGTCCGCCCTCGGGACGGCGGACAGCAGATGCTGGCCAAGGGAGCCAACGCGCCCCTGGCACCCGAAGAGGCCGCCATCCGCGTCACTGCCTCCGGCGTGCCCGTGGACGTGTCCGCAGTGCTACTCACCGACGAGGGCAGAGTCCGCAGTGATGACGACCTGGTCTTCTACAACCACCCCTTCCAAGACGGGGTTCGCATTGACGGCGGGACCGTCACTGCCGAGCTGGGCCTCATCCCGGAAGGCGTCAGCAGCATCGCCATCGTCGTCAGCGTCGATCCCGAGGGTCCGCCCGGCGCAGTCTTGGACCAGAACACCGTGTGGGAGGCACAGATCACTCAGCCGTCCGGCGCCCGGCTGTCCTTCGTGCCGCCGCCGTTCACGGGGGGAGAGACGGTGGCCGTCGCGGTGGAGGTTTACCGCCGTACGGGTAGCTGGAAAGTCCGCGCAGTCGGGCAGGGCTACGCCAGCGGACTGGCAGGTCTGGCCACCGACTACGGCATCGATGTGGAGGCTTGA